The bacterium genome contains a region encoding:
- the budA gene encoding acetolactate decarboxylase, producing the protein MKRRWPTALLLAAILSTFGCGTGHNVNAVTQVSVLDALLAGDYGGKITCAQLLDYGDMGLGTLDHLDGEMIVADGVVYQARSDGTVVRPAPSVTVPFAAVCFFSPVSEISLPSGLDFAGFRKWLDEREPERNLPLAVTVSGRFESMKVRSVPRQDKPYPPLAEVTPHQSVFDHSDIPGRIVGFRLPGFLKGVNVSGYHLHFISSDGSVGGHILDFRSGKGTVSSAFCDSLCVLLPSDDPDYRNLDLSRSRAGDIAAVEK; encoded by the coding sequence ATGAAACGCAGATGGCCCACGGCGCTGTTGCTGGCCGCGATCCTGTCGACGTTCGGCTGCGGAACCGGGCACAACGTCAACGCGGTTACGCAGGTTTCGGTGCTGGACGCGCTATTAGCCGGGGACTACGGCGGGAAAATCACCTGCGCGCAATTGCTCGATTATGGGGATATGGGGTTGGGAACACTGGACCATCTGGACGGGGAGATGATCGTTGCCGACGGGGTTGTCTATCAGGCCCGTTCGGACGGGACGGTGGTCCGTCCCGCCCCTTCCGTCACCGTTCCGTTCGCCGCGGTCTGCTTCTTCTCCCCCGTTTCCGAGATCTCCCTGCCCTCAGGGCTCGATTTCGCCGGTTTCCGGAAGTGGCTCGACGAGCGGGAGCCGGAGCGGAACCTTCCCCTCGCCGTGACCGTGAGCGGGCGGTTCGAAAGTATGAAGGTGCGGAGTGTCCCCCGCCAGGACAAGCCGTATCCCCCCTTGGCGGAAGTGACTCCCCATCAATCCGTGTTCGATCACAGCGACATTCCCGGTCGGATCGTGGGGTTTCGCCTGCCCGGGTTCTTGAAGGGGGTCAACGTTTCCGGCTACCACCTGCATTTCATTTCATCGGACGGAAGCGTGGGCGGCCACATTCTCGATTTCAGGAGCGGGAAAGGGACGGTCTCCTCGGCTTTCTGCGACAGTCTCTGCGTCCTGCTGCCGTCGGACGATCCCGATTATCGGAACCTGGACCTTTCCCGGAGCCGCGCCGGGGATATAGCGGCGGTGGAAAAATAG